From one Rhodamnia argentea isolate NSW1041297 chromosome 1, ASM2092103v1, whole genome shotgun sequence genomic stretch:
- the LOC115738850 gene encoding flavonoid 3',5'-methyltransferase-like isoform X3 has translation MILASQALQKYILETNAYPREHEQLKELREATVQKYQYWSLMNVPADEGQLITMILKLMNAKRTIEIGVFTGYSLLTTALALPADGEIIAIDPDKEAYETGLPFIKKAGVDHKINFIHSDAFTVLNDLLENEDYIKYHEIALKLVRIGGVIGYDNTLWFGAVALAEDDEMAEHPRAGRGHLGELNSFLANDPRIDCCLLSIGDGITLRRRLS, from the exons ATGATCCTCGCAAGCCAAGCCCTCCAGAAG TACATATTGGAAACGAATGCATATCCGAGAGAGCACGAGCAGCTGAAAGAACTCAGAGAAGCCACAGTTCAGAAGTACCAATACTG GAGTTTGATGAATGTGCCAGCTGATGAGGGGCAACTGATCACCATGATCTTGAAGCTCATGAATGCAAAACGGACGATCGAGATCGGAGTCTTCACCGGCTATTCTCTCCTCACCACCGCACTCGCACTTCCGGCCGATGGCGAG ATAATAGCCATCGATCCGGACAAGGAGGCTTATGAAACGGGCCTGCCGTTTATCAAGAAAGCCGGAGTCGACCATAAGATCAACTTCATCCATTCGGATGCTTTCACGGTTCTAAATGACCTCCTCGAAAAT GAGGACTACATCAAGTACCACGAGATCGCGCTCAAGCTGGTGAGGATCGGGGGAGTGATCGGGTACGACAACACCCTGTGGTTCGGTGCGGTTGCGCTCGCCGAAGACGACGAGATGGCGGAGCATCCGAGGGCCGGGAGGGGCCATCTCGGGGAGCTGAACAGCTTCTTGGCCAACGATCCCCGGATCGATTGCTGCCTTCTTTCCATCGGAGACGGCATCACGCTCCGCAGGCGCCTCTCCTGA
- the LOC115738850 gene encoding flavonoid 3',5'-methyltransferase-like isoform X1, which produces MILASQALQKYILETNAYPREHEQLKELREATVQKYQYWSLMNVPADEGQLITMILKLMNAKRTIEIGVFTGYSLLTTALALPADGEIIAIDPDKEAYETGLPFIKKAGVDHKINFIHSDAFTVLNDLLENGKEEGAFDFAFVDANKEDYIKYHEIALKLVRIGGVIGYDNTLWFGAVALAEDDEMAEHPRAGRGHLGELNSFLANDPRIDCCLLSIGDGITLRRRLS; this is translated from the exons ATGATCCTCGCAAGCCAAGCCCTCCAGAAG TACATATTGGAAACGAATGCATATCCGAGAGAGCACGAGCAGCTGAAAGAACTCAGAGAAGCCACAGTTCAGAAGTACCAATACTG GAGTTTGATGAATGTGCCAGCTGATGAGGGGCAACTGATCACCATGATCTTGAAGCTCATGAATGCAAAACGGACGATCGAGATCGGAGTCTTCACCGGCTATTCTCTCCTCACCACCGCACTCGCACTTCCGGCCGATGGCGAG ATAATAGCCATCGATCCGGACAAGGAGGCTTATGAAACGGGCCTGCCGTTTATCAAGAAAGCCGGAGTCGACCATAAGATCAACTTCATCCATTCGGATGCTTTCACGGTTCTAAATGACCTCCTCGAAAAT GGCAAGGAAGAGGGGGCCTTTGATTTTGCCTTCGTTGACGCGAACAAGGAGGACTACATCAAGTACCACGAGATCGCGCTCAAGCTGGTGAGGATCGGGGGAGTGATCGGGTACGACAACACCCTGTGGTTCGGTGCGGTTGCGCTCGCCGAAGACGACGAGATGGCGGAGCATCCGAGGGCCGGGAGGGGCCATCTCGGGGAGCTGAACAGCTTCTTGGCCAACGATCCCCGGATCGATTGCTGCCTTCTTTCCATCGGAGACGGCATCACGCTCCGCAGGCGCCTCTCCTGA
- the LOC115738850 gene encoding flavonoid 3',5'-methyltransferase-like isoform X2: MLGRRYILETNAYPREHEQLKELREATVQKYQYWSLMNVPADEGQLITMILKLMNAKRTIEIGVFTGYSLLTTALALPADGEIIAIDPDKEAYETGLPFIKKAGVDHKINFIHSDAFTVLNDLLENGKEEGAFDFAFVDANKEDYIKYHEIALKLVRIGGVIGYDNTLWFGAVALAEDDEMAEHPRAGRGHLGELNSFLANDPRIDCCLLSIGDGITLRRRLS, encoded by the exons ATGCTCGGACGGCGG TACATATTGGAAACGAATGCATATCCGAGAGAGCACGAGCAGCTGAAAGAACTCAGAGAAGCCACAGTTCAGAAGTACCAATACTG GAGTTTGATGAATGTGCCAGCTGATGAGGGGCAACTGATCACCATGATCTTGAAGCTCATGAATGCAAAACGGACGATCGAGATCGGAGTCTTCACCGGCTATTCTCTCCTCACCACCGCACTCGCACTTCCGGCCGATGGCGAG ATAATAGCCATCGATCCGGACAAGGAGGCTTATGAAACGGGCCTGCCGTTTATCAAGAAAGCCGGAGTCGACCATAAGATCAACTTCATCCATTCGGATGCTTTCACGGTTCTAAATGACCTCCTCGAAAAT GGCAAGGAAGAGGGGGCCTTTGATTTTGCCTTCGTTGACGCGAACAAGGAGGACTACATCAAGTACCACGAGATCGCGCTCAAGCTGGTGAGGATCGGGGGAGTGATCGGGTACGACAACACCCTGTGGTTCGGTGCGGTTGCGCTCGCCGAAGACGACGAGATGGCGGAGCATCCGAGGGCCGGGAGGGGCCATCTCGGGGAGCTGAACAGCTTCTTGGCCAACGATCCCCGGATCGATTGCTGCCTTCTTTCCATCGGAGACGGCATCACGCTCCGCAGGCGCCTCTCCTGA